GGGGTCGCACTCGCGCAGATAGGGGACGCCGTGGCGGCGCAGGATCCGCGCCACGGTGCGCGGCGCGACCCCGACCCGGGGACCGAGGACGTCTTGGCCATCACGGTGCTCAGCCCGCGCGGCGAGGACCTTCTGCTCGACCTCGTGACTGGTGCGGGTCGGCATGGTGTGCGGGCGCGAGGAACGGGTCTCCAGGCCGGCATCGCCCTCGGCGGCGTACCGGTCGAGCCAGGTGCGGACGCACTTGCGGGAAACCCCCATCGCGGCGGCGATGTGGGCCTGCTTCCAGCCAGCCAGGTGGCGCTGGACGATGAGCATGCGGCCGTGCACGGTCAGGCGGGCATTACGGTGGGACACGAGAGCCACCAGGGTGGAGTGGGACCTAGACAAGCTACACCCCATCCGGGGGCTCTCCCTACGTCAACGGTGACGCGCCGCTGCTACCAACCTGATGGCCGGGTACAACTAGGGCGCGGCCGGGACGGCCCCGAGAGCCGCGAGCTCGGCGGTAATGCGCGCCCGGAGGTCGTCGTGCTGCGGGCCCAGGGCGGCGTCCGGCCCGTAGAAGACCTCGGGGTCGTAGAGCCACACCGGCCGCCCGACGTGGTCGGCGGGCTCCCACTCGTAGCGGGCGAAGAGGTGGGCGTGGAGGAAGGCGTCGGTGTTGCCGAGGACCTCGTAGTTCATCCGGCGGAAGGCCGGGTCGAGCTCCTGGCACGCCGTCTCCACGGCCTGGCCGAGCAGGTCCATGCTGGCGAGGAACTCCAGCCGGTCCGCCCGCGGCAGGTCGGTCAGCCGGTCGACGCCGGGGCGGTCCACCAGCAGCACGCAGTAGCCGGGCAGCATCTGCGCGTCGCCCATGACGGCGTACGACTGCGGCAGCCTGGCCAGGACGGTCGGGTTGGTGCCGGCGCGAGCCGACCCGATCCGGTCGGCCTTCCAGTCGTCCCCGGGACCCACTGGGGGCGGCGCTGAGGAGTGCAAGGTGTCAGTCGGCCGCGTTGAGCTTGAGGCTGATCGAGTTGATGCAGTAGCGGTCGCCGGTGGGCGTGCCGTAGCCGTCGGGGAAGACGTGGCCCAGGTGCGAGCCGCACCGCTTGCAGCGGACCTCGACGCGCTTCATCCCGGCGGAGTTGTCCTCGAGGTACTCGATCGTCTCCTCGCCGTCCTCGTTCTTCAGCGGCTGGTAGAAGCTCGGCCAGCCGCAACCGGAGTGGAACTTCGTGTCGCTGGTGAAGAGGTCGGCGTTGCATGCGCGGCACACGTAGGTGCCGGTGGTCTCGGTGTCGGTGTACTCGCCGGTGAAGGCGGGCTCCGTGCCGGCCTCGCGCAGGACGGCGTACTCCTCGGGCGTGAGCTCGGCACGCCACTCCTCGTCAGTCTTCTGCACCTCGTAGGCCATGCCCCCAGCCTACGGCGGGGGCAAGGGGACGGTGCCGGGAGGCGTGCCGGCCCGCCTCAGCCGCCAGGTCGCACCAGTCCGTGCTCGTACGCCAGCACCACGGCCTGCACACGGTCGCGCAGCCCGAGCTTGGCGAGCATCCGCGAGACGTGGGTCTTGACGGTCTCGACGGTGACGAAGAGGTGTGCGGCGATCTCGGCGTTGGACAGGCCGCGGGCCACGAGGGTGAGCACCTCCTGCTCACGCTCCGTGAGCGCGGCGTAGCCGGGAGGGGAGCCGTGGCGACCTGCCCGGGTGAACTCCTCGATGAGGCGCCGCGTGATGCTGGGTGCCAGCAGCTCCTCCCCGCGCGCCACGGCGCGCACGCCGCTCACGAGCTGGGCGCCCGGAGCGTCCTTGAGCATGAACCCGCTGGCGCCGGCCACCAGCGAGTCGTAGACCAGCTGCGATCGGTCGAACGTGGTGAGCATGACGACTCGTACGTCGGGTGTGGAGCGCGTGATGCGGCGGGTGGCCTCGATGCCGTCGACACTCGGCATCCGGATGTCCATCAGCACGACGTCGGGGCGCAGCCGGTGGACGAGGTCGACGGCGGTGCTGCCGTCGGCAGCCTCACCGACCACGCTGAGGCCGTCCTCGGCGGAGAAGATCATGCGCAGCCCGGTGCGCACCAGCTCCTGGTCGTCGACGATCACGATGGTGGTCATCGGGTGGGACTCTCCGGGATCCTCGCCGTGACGACGTAGCCACCCCCGGCCCGGGTGCCCCAGGACATCGAACCGCCGGCAGTCTCCACCGCACGGGCCAGGCCGAGGAGGCCGGTGCCGGTCCCGAGGCGCTCAGCGCCCGCCGCGAGTGCCGCCGCAGCGCCCGCCGCGAGTGCCGCGCTCGGCCCTGTCCCGGCGCCGGTTGCGGCGAGGGTTCGGCCGTCGTCGGAGACCTGGACCGTGAGCACGTCACCGTCGCGGCGGAGGTCGACCGCGGCCCGGGCGCCAGGCGCGTGCCGGGCGACGTTGACGACGGCCTCGCGGACCACGCGGTAGCCCAGGGTCGCGGCCGCGCCGTCGGCCGAGCACCCGGAGGTCGACACGTCCACGCCCATCCGTCGGCCGAGCGCGGCGATCCGGCCCGCCTCGAGGGGGTGCTTGGCCGTCTCGAAGCCCTCGATGCCGTCGCGCAGCTCGGCCAGGCTGGCCTCGGCCGTGGTGCTGACCGTCCGTAGCGCATCACCGACCTCGACGTCTGCGCGCGTTGCTGCTCCGGCGTGCAGGCAGACCACCGTCATCGAGTGGGCGACTGTGTCGTGCAGTCGGCCGGCCATGGCCTCGCGCTCGCGGGCGGTGACCAGTCGCAGGGCCGCGTCGCGTCCTCGGGTGAGCTCCGCGACGGCCTCGGCCAGCCGCTGGGCTCGCGTGCGCCACTGAGCTGTGAGGAGCCCGAGGACCAGCGCCACGAGCGTCAGCGCGATCACTCCCACCAGCGCCTCGGGCTCGAGCTGGCCCGGGGCCAGGAGACCGATGCCCGCACTGCCGGCGGCCACGGCCGCCCATCCGGGAAGCCACCGCCGCCCGTCGGACCACGCACCGACCGTGTAGGCGATGACACCGACGAGGGCGACACCCGCGACGGTCGAGGAGAGAGGGGTCAACCAGGGACTGGTGGCACCGGCAACGACCATGCTGGCCATGCCCGAGGCGATCGGGCGCGAACGGCGCAGCACCAGCGGAGCAGCCGCGACCACCGCCGCCGCTGCGTTGGAGATTGCCGCTCCCTCGGTGCGCGCGATGACGGCGGTCTCCGCGGCGAGGGCGGTCCCGATGGCCACGGTGAGTGCGACGTCCAGCACGGTCGGCCGGGCCGGGCCGGGCGGGGGAGACGGTTCGGGAGGCGCCTCGGGAACGCTGGCCCGCATCGACCCCAGCACGTGTCGCAGCTCGTCGAGGACGGCGCGTGCCTCCGCCTCGATGACGGGGAGCGCCGTGCGATCGGCGACCCGGCGCGCTCCTTCGGCCCGTACGGCGATCCCGGCGATCCGCTCGCTGAGCCGTGTGTGCACCTCGAGGTGGACCCGGTTCTGCTCGTCGAGCGTGGCCAGTCTCGCCTCCATCTCGTGCTGCTCGGCAAGCTCTGCCTGCAGGCGCTGGAGCCGGTGGACCTGCCGTGCGCGGGTCGTCACCGCGGCTCCCGCGACCGCTGCCCCGCCGATGACCACGGCGTAGAAGGCCGTGTCGTCCACCCAGTGGAAGGCGACCCCGTGCACCTGGCCGGCGACCACCAGCGCCACGACTGTCGTCAGCACGCACGCCACGGCGACCGATCGCGGCAACCACGCCCCGGCCACATGGGCGGCGGCCACGGCCAGCAGGATGCCGACCCAGCCGTCGACGTAGGACGTCCAGCCCAGGCCCAGTGCAACGAACGGCCCTGCGACAGCAGCGCAGACGAGTCCGACAGCGACTGCTCGACGGGTCACGGTGGCGCGCGGCACGACGTTCAGGATAGGCGGCACCGTCGTCATCGAACGTCACTCTGTGGGGGGACGCCTCCGGCCCCTGCCGACGGCCAGCCTGACGTCATGACAACGACACATGACACCCAGGTCGCCCTCGCGACGACCGCCCCCTCGACGAGCTGGCCGCGGGTCG
This genomic stretch from Calidifontibacter indicus harbors:
- a CDS encoding response regulator; the protein is MTTIVIVDDQELVRTGLRMIFSAEDGLSVVGEAADGSTAVDLVHRLRPDVVLMDIRMPSVDGIEATRRITRSTPDVRVVMLTTFDRSQLVYDSLVAGASGFMLKDAPGAQLVSGVRAVARGEELLAPSITRRLIEEFTRAGRHGSPPGYAALTEREQEVLTLVARGLSNAEIAAHLFVTVETVKTHVSRMLAKLGLRDRVQAVVLAYEHGLVRPGG
- a CDS encoding HIT family protein, with the protein product MGPGDDWKADRIGSARAGTNPTVLARLPQSYAVMGDAQMLPGYCVLLVDRPGVDRLTDLPRADRLEFLASMDLLGQAVETACQELDPAFRRMNYEVLGNTDAFLHAHLFARYEWEPADHVGRPVWLYDPEVFYGPDAALGPQHDDLRARITAELAALGAVPAAP
- the msrB gene encoding peptide-methionine (R)-S-oxide reductase MsrB encodes the protein MAYEVQKTDEEWRAELTPEEYAVLREAGTEPAFTGEYTDTETTGTYVCRACNADLFTSDTKFHSGCGWPSFYQPLKNEDGEETIEYLEDNSAGMKRVEVRCKRCGSHLGHVFPDGYGTPTGDRYCINSISLKLNAAD
- a CDS encoding sensor histidine kinase: MPPILNVVPRATVTRRAVAVGLVCAAVAGPFVALGLGWTSYVDGWVGILLAVAAAHVAGAWLPRSVAVACVLTTVVALVVAGQVHGVAFHWVDDTAFYAVVIGGAAVAGAAVTTRARQVHRLQRLQAELAEQHEMEARLATLDEQNRVHLEVHTRLSERIAGIAVRAEGARRVADRTALPVIEAEARAVLDELRHVLGSMRASVPEAPPEPSPPPGPARPTVLDVALTVAIGTALAAETAVIARTEGAAISNAAAAVVAAAPLVLRRSRPIASGMASMVVAGATSPWLTPLSSTVAGVALVGVIAYTVGAWSDGRRWLPGWAAVAAGSAGIGLLAPGQLEPEALVGVIALTLVALVLGLLTAQWRTRAQRLAEAVAELTRGRDAALRLVTAREREAMAGRLHDTVAHSMTVVCLHAGAATRADVEVGDALRTVSTTAEASLAELRDGIEGFETAKHPLEAGRIAALGRRMGVDVSTSGCSADGAAATLGYRVVREAVVNVARHAPGARAAVDLRRDGDVLTVQVSDDGRTLAATGAGTGPSAALAAGAAAALAAGAERLGTGTGLLGLARAVETAGGSMSWGTRAGGGYVVTARIPESPTR